From Zingiber officinale cultivar Zhangliang chromosome 5B, Zo_v1.1, whole genome shotgun sequence, the proteins below share one genomic window:
- the LOC121986616 gene encoding uncharacterized protein LOC121986616, which produces MNEIKSEIVQDMAGRRNNNNGELGGQNNQFLEGLTALLHEQNRIHGEQIQQILQAREQGSTPRRSTPSTQLVYKQFRELGPTEFKGTTDPIAAEGWIRSLETIFDFMQLTDADKVRCAIFLLRDDARVWWEGARLTVDLTILTWANFKEVFYGKYFTVDNRTRLAREFLELRQGDMTVAEYVRRFERGRYFVPMITSQPVEELKHFTEGLRPAIRHDVRLSRVTTFREAVDQALMSERDRNDMVKEAQNKRLSYQGRDQQEPRKKRSVPGQNPGKQSFKQAQSLQQIQKTQAAEGTVVRAENKVHCSKCEKIHAGQCLTGTDACYMCKKSGHFARECPLLKEPTKGRVFAMTQEQVDLDTAIITDSGATHSFKSEAYLTKLGIKPERMVAEYSVSLPSGEELHSNRMVKNCQMMMQDHMVGARLIVLEITEFDVILGMDWLVQHDAVIDCKQRKVKLKLPNEKLLIFQAASQIAVPHMISMCKARRMLSKGCEGLLVHISVKSGTQRPSLEGCYRSTPDSGGGIRNTTSTGDYAGVKSTLPVGAYRNERVEGAVAGIAGQGFYMTKRVTMGSPGVIRTQERWDHATVHRLPGAESSDNKEQMKVKEEDVHKTAFRTRYGHYEFLVMPFGLTNAPAAFMDLMNRVFHSYLDQFVIVFIDDILIYSRNCREHHLHLTTVLQTLKEHRLYAKFSKCDFWLNQIPFLGHIVSGNGIEVDPAKVEAIRNWDTPKNASEIRSFLGLAGYYRRFIQNFSQIALPLTSLTKKGVRYEWTDRCKKSFEELKGRLTTSLVLTIPDGSGRFVVYTDASKTGLGAVLMQNGKVIAYASCQLKVHEQNYPTYDLELAAVIFALKIWRHYLYGERCEIYTDHKSLKYFFTQKELNMRQRQWLELVKDYDCNINYHPGKANVVADALSRKSATLSQLTSQQQLISEFQRLNLEVVAAREQLKLSALIVKSNLLDQIREGQMVDQQLTEWKRKDEEKGHAIYSTVGGVVRYKDRIWVPKMGTLREELMNEAHNTPYSTHPGSTKMYRDMKLLYWWPGMKKDIVKVVHECLTCQQVKTEHQRPAGLLEPLPIPVWKWEEVAMDFVVGLPTTPKGSNVVWVIVDRLTKSAHFLPVKTTFTMTQYAELYIKEVVRLHGIPVQIVSDRDPKFTSGFWESLHRGMGTRLTFSTAFHPQTDGQSERVILILEDLLRACMMDFKGN; this is translated from the exons ATGAATGAGATTAAATCAGAAATTGTACAGGATATGGCTGGTAGAAGGAACAACAATAACGGAGAGTTGGGCGGTCAGAACAACCAGTTTCTAGAAGGACTTACTGCACTTCTACATGAGCAGAACCGCATTCATGGGGAACAGATTCAACAAATATTGCAGGCTAGGGAGCAGGGGAGCACCCCCAGACGTTCTACACCTAGTACGCAACTGGTTTACAAGCAGTTTCGGGAGCTTGGACCGACGGAGTTTAAAGGCACCACAGACCCAATCGCTGCAGAGGGATGGATTCGGTCTCTGGAAACGATATTTGATTTCATGCAGCTCACAGATGCGGACAAGGTCAGGTGCGCGATATTCCTGCTTCGGGATGATGCTCGGGTATGGTGGGAGGGTGCGCGGCTGACTGTAGATCTGACTATCTTGACTTGGGCTAATTTTAAGGAGGTATTCTATGGGAAGTATTTCACAGTTGACAATCGGACACGACTGGCACGGGAATTCTTGGAGCTTCGTCAGGGAGATATGACGGTGGCAGAGTATGTCAGGAGGTTCGAGAGAGGACGCTATTTTGTACCTATGATTACCAGCCAACCAGTTGAAGAATTGAAGCACTTCACCGAAGGGTTGAGGCCAGCTATCCGCCATGACGTCAGGCTGAGTCGGGTCACCACATTCAGAGAGGCAGTTGACCAAGCGCTGATGTCCGAAAGAGACAGAAATGACATGGTCAAGGAAGCTCAGAACAAGAGATTGAGTTATCAGGGGCGAGATCAGCAAGAGCCGAGAAAGAAGAGGTCAGTTCCGGGTCAGAATCCAGGAAAACAGTCGTTTAAGCAGGCACAGTCGCTGCAGCAAATTCAGAAGACACAAGCAGCTGAAGGCACTGTTGTCAGGGCTGAAAACAAGGTTCACTGTTCTAAATGCGAGAAGATTCACGCTGGGCAGTGTTTGACGGGTACAGATGCTTGTTATATGTGTAAGAAGTCAGGACACTTCGCAAGAGAGTGTCCACTGCTCAAGGAGCCAACCAAGGGGAGAGTATTTGCGATGACTCAAGAGCAGGTGGACCTGGACACAGCTATTATCACAG ATTCCGGAGCTACACATTCCTTTAAATCTGAGGCTTATCTTACAAAATTGGGCATTAAACCTGAACGAATGGTTGCGGAATATAGTGTTTCATTACCATCAGGGGAGGAATTGCATAGCAACAGAATGGTAAAGAACTGTCAGATGATGATGCAAGATCATATGGTAGGCGCGAGGCTCATTGTGTTGGAAATAACAGAGTTTGATGTGATCCTTGGCATGGACTGGCTGGTTCAGCACGATGCAGTCATCGATTGTAAACAGCGGAAGGTCAAGTTGAAGCTACCAAATGAAAAACTCCTTATTTTTCAAGCAGCTTCACAAATAGCTGTACCCCACATGATCTCCATGTGCAAAGCTCGACGAATGCTAAGCAAGGGATGTGAGGGGCTCTTAGTTCACATCTCGGTTAAGTCAGGGACACAACGACCAAGTTTGGA AGGATGCTACAGGTCTACCCCCGACTCGGGAGGTGGAATTCGGAATACAACTAGTACCGGGGACTACGCCGGTGTCAAAAGCACCCTACCGGTTGGCGCCTACCGAAATGAAAGAGTTGAAGGGGCAGTTGCAGGAATTGCTGGACAAGGGTTTTATATGACCAAGCGTGTCACCATGGGGAGCCCCGGTGTTATTCGTACGCAAGAAAGATGGGACCATGCGACTGTGCATCGATTACCGGGAGCTGAATCGAGTGACAATAAAGAACAA ATGAAGGTGAAGGAGGAAGATGTGcacaagacagcattcagaactcGATACGGGCATTACGAGTTCCTGGTTATGCCATTCGGACTCACAAATGCCCCAGCGgcatttatggacttgatgaatcgggtatttcacTCCTACTTGGACCAGTTTgttattgtcttcattgacgatatattAATTTACTCTCGAAATTGCCGAGAACATCATCTGCATTTAACCACGGTGCTACAGACGTTGAAGGAACATCGGTTGTATGCCAAATTTAGCAAGTGTGACTTTTGGCTGAATCAGATTCCATTTCTAGGGCACATTGTCTCAGGGAATGGGATAGAAGTGGATCCGGCCAAAGTGGAGGCAATTCGGAATTGGGATACGCCAAAGAATGCTTCTGAGATACGGAGTTTCTTGGGGTTGGCAGGGTACTATCGAAGGTTCATCCAGAATTTTTCCCAGATTGCCTTGCCGCTGACCTCGCTGACTAAGAAGGGGGTAAGATATGAGTGGACAGATCGGTGcaagaaaagctttgaggagttgAAAGGAAGATTGACGACGTCCTTAGTGCTTACGATCCCGGATGGTTCTGGACGGTTTGTGGTGTACACTGACGCCTCCAAAACTGGACTGGGAGCTGTGCTAATGCAGAACGGGAAGGTCATTGCGTATGCCTCATGTCAGTTGAAGGTACACGAGCAAAACTATCCCACCTATGATTTGGAGCTAGCGGCAGTTATATTTGCTCTAAAGATCTGGAGGCACTACCTTTACGGGGAACGATGTGAGATCTACACAGACCACAAaagtttgaaatattttttcacacagaaggaattaAATATGAGACAGAGACAGTGGCTGGAATTAGTGAAGGATTACGACTGTAACATCAACTATCACCCGGGTAAGGCTAACGTGGTAGCTGATGCTTTGAGCCGCAAATCCGCTACGTTGTCGCAACTAACCAGCCAACAACAGTTGATATCGGAATTTCAACGATTGAATTTGGAGGTAGTAGCGGCAAGGGAGCAGCTTAAATTGTCAGCATTGATCGTAAAGTCAAATTTACTAGATCAGATTCGGGAAGGACAGATGGTGGATCAACAGTTAACAGAATGGAAGcggaaagatgaagaaaaagggcACGCTATTTACTCTACTGTGGGTGGAGTTGTGCGATACAAGGATCGCATCTGGGTACCTAAGATGGGTACACTTCGAGAGGAGCTCATGAATGAAGCGCATAACACCCCATATTCCACACATCCTGGGAGCACAAAAATGTACAGGGATATGAAGTTATTGTATTGGTGGCCGGGTATGAAAAAGGACATAGTCAAGGTAGTGCACGAATGTCTCACATGTCAACAAGTAAAgactgagcatcagagaccagcaGGATTGCTGGAGCCACTTCCGATCCCTGTCTGGAAGTGGGAAGAAGTTGCCATGGATTTCGTGGTGGGTCTACCAACCACTCCTAAGGGATCAAACGTTGTATGGGTCATtgtggaccgattgaccaagtcagCACATTTCCTACCGGTAAAAACCACCTTCACAATGACACAGTATGCAGAGCTATACATAAAAGAAGTAGTGCGGCTACATGGGATCCCAGTTCAAATTGTGTCAGACAGGGATCCAAAATTTACCTCGGGATTCTGGGAAAGTCTACATAGGGGAATGGGTACCAGGCTGacgttcagtactgccttccatccccagacggATGGTCAGTCTGAACGGGTGATTCTGATTTTGGAGGACCTTCTACGAGCATGTATGATGGATTTCAAGGGGAATTGA